The proteins below are encoded in one region of Sporosarcina sp. FSL K6-1508:
- a CDS encoding O-antigen ligase family protein: MTTIKQNLKDKDTLYFIAALAILGIALMLPSSIALVLTSLFFALFAFFRPQQSLLFLVVYVSIRPLLVEVNPGLKLIGDLITLIAFAKVIIAGRKDWKSLFSFKWFEWAFFAFLLFGAVSGLVQGVLPSAVIFQLRTFIIMYVLYYTVSRMLLPEGWFQRLAWVTVWTSLIVSVHGIIEKLSMRQFLLPDVWKYKTLSATNFVRIYGLPGNPNSLALLLLFGILAILFLQSIYKTEKYKWFLNINLVLFLGVFILTYSRGTWISAVVLGVIFITLSKNWKLLKRLVLAGVAAFLLIYYPVNLGVQYFETLGLKAPPTGPGSIGERFGETFDQKNLALMTESGRFFYINKGFEVFKDYPIAGAGFGSFGGSATLSYGSPIYKYYGIRSDIYGGKYFYSDNQYIQVIAETGVAGVVLFAAFLLAMFALFWKERKTVFGKFMIAFWFATGFSGFYYNIWELKLYTMFYFIIFGVFASYTSQYVKFKIKDL, from the coding sequence ATGACAACAATAAAACAGAACTTAAAAGATAAAGACACATTGTATTTCATTGCAGCATTAGCAATCCTAGGGATAGCATTGATGCTTCCGTCGTCAATTGCGCTTGTCCTAACGTCCCTGTTCTTTGCGCTATTCGCATTTTTCAGGCCGCAACAAAGTCTTTTATTCCTTGTAGTCTATGTCAGTATCCGACCACTTCTTGTAGAAGTGAACCCGGGACTTAAGCTAATCGGTGATCTCATCACATTGATCGCATTTGCAAAAGTAATCATTGCAGGAAGAAAAGATTGGAAGTCATTGTTTTCATTCAAATGGTTTGAATGGGCATTTTTTGCTTTCCTATTGTTCGGGGCTGTCAGCGGGTTGGTTCAAGGCGTGTTACCTTCCGCAGTCATTTTCCAATTACGGACGTTTATCATTATGTATGTGCTTTACTACACTGTTTCACGGATGCTGTTACCGGAAGGATGGTTCCAGCGTCTCGCATGGGTAACCGTATGGACAAGCCTAATCGTTTCAGTTCATGGCATTATTGAAAAATTGTCGATGAGACAATTTCTATTGCCGGATGTTTGGAAATATAAAACATTATCGGCAACGAACTTTGTAAGAATCTATGGACTGCCTGGAAATCCGAATTCACTCGCATTGTTACTGCTTTTCGGTATTCTTGCCATCCTGTTTCTTCAATCAATCTACAAGACCGAGAAATATAAATGGTTCCTGAATATTAATCTTGTCTTGTTCCTCGGTGTATTCATCCTTACTTATTCAAGAGGGACCTGGATTTCTGCTGTTGTTCTTGGTGTGATTTTCATTACGCTGTCGAAAAACTGGAAACTCCTGAAACGACTTGTGCTTGCAGGTGTGGCTGCATTCCTGCTGATCTATTACCCGGTCAATTTGGGTGTCCAATACTTCGAAACGCTCGGCCTTAAAGCACCACCAACCGGTCCAGGTAGCATTGGTGAACGTTTCGGTGAGACATTCGATCAAAAGAATTTGGCGCTTATGACGGAAAGCGGACGTTTCTTCTATATTAATAAAGGGTTTGAAGTATTCAAGGATTATCCTATAGCGGGTGCAGGATTCGGTTCATTTGGCGGATCTGCCACATTGTCATACGGATCGCCCATCTATAAGTATTATGGGATCCGTTCAGACATCTACGGTGGAAAGTACTTCTACTCGGACAATCAATACATCCAAGTAATTGCCGAAACTGGGGTTGCAGGAGTTGTGCTGTTTGCAGCGTTTCTCCTAGCCATGTTTGCGCTATTCTGGAAAGAACGTAAAACGGTATTTGGCAAGTTCATGATAGCCTTCTGGTTTGCAACCGGGTTTTCCGGATTCTACTATAATATTTGGGAACTGAAATTGTATACGATGTTCTATTTCATCATCTTTGGAGTATTTGCCTCCTATACAAGTCAGTATGTGAAGTTTAAAATTAAAGATTTGTAA